In Quercus lobata isolate SW786 chromosome 12, ValleyOak3.0 Primary Assembly, whole genome shotgun sequence, a genomic segment contains:
- the LOC115970029 gene encoding coiled-coil domain-containing protein 93 isoform X2: protein MAEFQSESTSSLDPILDLLLSVGYADARKTDISASKRLSGGLAWCVAAVNSDGPRFDEVPDDETLTQQEEIEIGKQGIEESLRSMGCPHSLEAYQIETLDCNAIFPVVQWLVYRIRLSLSDDENQQELNVMNQLKLLRERIDKEGASIAVQKLISLMESLKHLERQESEFQLNCNVTRLELQAEVIELEGRIASGCDSKSLSHSLNQSFIEPLEKLNSAKRELAARYRAIVAVKRQLDDVPSQSELIQYERRFSELYVHIQEKLRQTRKCYGTYNALLEIKELMLKETSLLNSISSQFQDAITSTAGRMKLIDSMEGIVKSSQQKLDKVQLGLLEEQKVCDALKQRYAVAVAEQRHCYSLLKAFQEECALNEKLRCQTSV, encoded by the exons ATGGCCGAGTTCCAGTCCGAGTCAACGAGTTCTCTTGATCCGATTTTGGATCTTCTCCTCTCAGTCGGTTATGCCGACGCCCGAAAAACCGATATCTCGGCCTCCAAAAGGCTCTCCGGCGGCCTCGCCTGGTGCGTGGCCGCCGTCAACTCCGATGGTCCCCGGTTCGACGAAGTTCCCGACGACGAAACCCTAACACAACAGGAGGAAAT TGAAATTGGGAAGCAGGGGATTGAGGAATCTTTGAGATCGATGGGATGCCCACACTCTCTTGAAGCTTATCAAATTGAAACCCTAGACTGCAATGCCATTTTCCCTGTTGTACAATGGCTTGTTTATCGGATTCGTCTCAGCCTCAGTGATGATGAG AATCAACAAGAGCTCAACGTTATGAACCAACTCAAACTTTTACGAGAAAGAATAGATAAGGAGGGTGCTAGTATTGCCGTGCAGAAATTGATATCACTCATGGAGTCATTAAAG CATCTGGAAAGGCAAGAATCTGAATTCCAGCTTAATTGTAATGTAACACGGTTGGAGCTGCAAGCTGAGGTTATTGAATTGGAGGGAAGAATAGCAAGTGGCTGTGATAGCAAGAGTCTCTCTCATAGTCTAAATCAGTCTTTTATTGAACCACTGGAGAAACTGAATTCAgcaaaaagg GAACTTGCAGCTAGATATAGGGCAATTGTGGCAGTAAAACGGCAACTTGATGATGTGCCATCCCAATCAGAACTCATCCA GTATGAACGTCGATTTTCTGAACTGTATGTCCATATCCAG GAAAAACTTCGACAAACTCGTAAATGTTATGGTACCTATAATGCTCTTTTGGAGATAAAGGAACTGATGCTAAAAGAAACATCCTTGTTGAATTCAATAAGTTCACAG TTCCAAGATGCCATTACTAGCACTGCCGGTCGCATGAAACTGATTGATTCCATGGAGGGAATTGTGAAGAGCAGTCAGCAG AAACTAGACAAGGTGCAACTTGGGCTTCTGGAGGAGCAGAAGGTTTGTGATGCTCTCAAACAGAGATATGCTGTAGCAGTTGCAGAGCAAAGACACTGCTACAGTCTCTTAAAAGCTTTTCAG GAGGAATGTGCATTGAATGAGAAACTTCGGTGCCAAACTTCTGTATAG
- the LOC115970029 gene encoding coiled-coil domain-containing protein 93 isoform X3 has product MGCPHSLEAYQIETLDCNAIFPVVQWLVYRIRLSLSDDENQQELNVMNQLKLLRERIDKEGASIAVQKLISLMESLKVCRLSVQFVQHLERQESEFQLNCNVTRLELQAEVIELEGRIASGCDSKSLSHSLNQSFIEPLEKLNSAKRELAARYRAIVAVKRQLDDVPSQSELIQYERRFSELYVHIQEKLRQTRKCYGTYNALLEIKELMLKETSLLNSISSQFQDAITSTAGRMKLIDSMEGIVKSSQQKLDKVQLGLLEEQKVCDALKQRYAVAVAEQRHCYSLLKAFQEECALNEKLRCQTSV; this is encoded by the exons ATGGGATGCCCACACTCTCTTGAAGCTTATCAAATTGAAACCCTAGACTGCAATGCCATTTTCCCTGTTGTACAATGGCTTGTTTATCGGATTCGTCTCAGCCTCAGTGATGATGAG AATCAACAAGAGCTCAACGTTATGAACCAACTCAAACTTTTACGAGAAAGAATAGATAAGGAGGGTGCTAGTATTGCCGTGCAGAAATTGATATCACTCATGGAGTCATTAAAGGTGTGCCGTCTTTCTGTTCA GTTTGTTCAGCATCTGGAAAGGCAAGAATCTGAATTCCAGCTTAATTGTAATGTAACACGGTTGGAGCTGCAAGCTGAGGTTATTGAATTGGAGGGAAGAATAGCAAGTGGCTGTGATAGCAAGAGTCTCTCTCATAGTCTAAATCAGTCTTTTATTGAACCACTGGAGAAACTGAATTCAgcaaaaagg GAACTTGCAGCTAGATATAGGGCAATTGTGGCAGTAAAACGGCAACTTGATGATGTGCCATCCCAATCAGAACTCATCCA GTATGAACGTCGATTTTCTGAACTGTATGTCCATATCCAG GAAAAACTTCGACAAACTCGTAAATGTTATGGTACCTATAATGCTCTTTTGGAGATAAAGGAACTGATGCTAAAAGAAACATCCTTGTTGAATTCAATAAGTTCACAG TTCCAAGATGCCATTACTAGCACTGCCGGTCGCATGAAACTGATTGATTCCATGGAGGGAATTGTGAAGAGCAGTCAGCAG AAACTAGACAAGGTGCAACTTGGGCTTCTGGAGGAGCAGAAGGTTTGTGATGCTCTCAAACAGAGATATGCTGTAGCAGTTGCAGAGCAAAGACACTGCTACAGTCTCTTAAAAGCTTTTCAG GAGGAATGTGCATTGAATGAGAAACTTCGGTGCCAAACTTCTGTATAG
- the LOC115970029 gene encoding coiled-coil domain-containing protein 93 isoform X1 codes for MAEFQSESTSSLDPILDLLLSVGYADARKTDISASKRLSGGLAWCVAAVNSDGPRFDEVPDDETLTQQEEIEIGKQGIEESLRSMGCPHSLEAYQIETLDCNAIFPVVQWLVYRIRLSLSDDENQQELNVMNQLKLLRERIDKEGASIAVQKLISLMESLKVCRLSVQFVQHLERQESEFQLNCNVTRLELQAEVIELEGRIASGCDSKSLSHSLNQSFIEPLEKLNSAKRELAARYRAIVAVKRQLDDVPSQSELIQYERRFSELYVHIQEKLRQTRKCYGTYNALLEIKELMLKETSLLNSISSQFQDAITSTAGRMKLIDSMEGIVKSSQQKLDKVQLGLLEEQKVCDALKQRYAVAVAEQRHCYSLLKAFQEECALNEKLRCQTSV; via the exons ATGGCCGAGTTCCAGTCCGAGTCAACGAGTTCTCTTGATCCGATTTTGGATCTTCTCCTCTCAGTCGGTTATGCCGACGCCCGAAAAACCGATATCTCGGCCTCCAAAAGGCTCTCCGGCGGCCTCGCCTGGTGCGTGGCCGCCGTCAACTCCGATGGTCCCCGGTTCGACGAAGTTCCCGACGACGAAACCCTAACACAACAGGAGGAAAT TGAAATTGGGAAGCAGGGGATTGAGGAATCTTTGAGATCGATGGGATGCCCACACTCTCTTGAAGCTTATCAAATTGAAACCCTAGACTGCAATGCCATTTTCCCTGTTGTACAATGGCTTGTTTATCGGATTCGTCTCAGCCTCAGTGATGATGAG AATCAACAAGAGCTCAACGTTATGAACCAACTCAAACTTTTACGAGAAAGAATAGATAAGGAGGGTGCTAGTATTGCCGTGCAGAAATTGATATCACTCATGGAGTCATTAAAGGTGTGCCGTCTTTCTGTTCA GTTTGTTCAGCATCTGGAAAGGCAAGAATCTGAATTCCAGCTTAATTGTAATGTAACACGGTTGGAGCTGCAAGCTGAGGTTATTGAATTGGAGGGAAGAATAGCAAGTGGCTGTGATAGCAAGAGTCTCTCTCATAGTCTAAATCAGTCTTTTATTGAACCACTGGAGAAACTGAATTCAgcaaaaagg GAACTTGCAGCTAGATATAGGGCAATTGTGGCAGTAAAACGGCAACTTGATGATGTGCCATCCCAATCAGAACTCATCCA GTATGAACGTCGATTTTCTGAACTGTATGTCCATATCCAG GAAAAACTTCGACAAACTCGTAAATGTTATGGTACCTATAATGCTCTTTTGGAGATAAAGGAACTGATGCTAAAAGAAACATCCTTGTTGAATTCAATAAGTTCACAG TTCCAAGATGCCATTACTAGCACTGCCGGTCGCATGAAACTGATTGATTCCATGGAGGGAATTGTGAAGAGCAGTCAGCAG AAACTAGACAAGGTGCAACTTGGGCTTCTGGAGGAGCAGAAGGTTTGTGATGCTCTCAAACAGAGATATGCTGTAGCAGTTGCAGAGCAAAGACACTGCTACAGTCTCTTAAAAGCTTTTCAG GAGGAATGTGCATTGAATGAGAAACTTCGGTGCCAAACTTCTGTATAG
- the LOC115969973 gene encoding gibberellin 3-beta-dioxygenase 1-like, with protein sequence MSTLSEAYEDLPLDLQHIKPVDFASLRAVPDSHVWHDSSFGACSDEHENSLVPVIDLEDSNATELIGQACETLGVFQLKNHGIPLSLIEAVESEAARFFALSARQKLKALRSPGGATGYGIARIAPFFSKYMWHEGFTIMGSPVDHVKELWPHDHERFCDVMEDYQKKMKVLAERLTRLIFKSLNISDEEISWLSSTSNDSGSTSRVSAALQLNSYPPCPEPNQTMGLAPHTDTFLLTILHQTQTNGLQIFKDGVGWLPVPPVEGALVVNMGDLFHILTNARFTNVLHRVVVSGTQQRLSTAYFYGPPIDFILSPFSKVLNSAQAPHYRSVAVKEYVAIKAQNLEKALSFIRA encoded by the exons ATGAGTACTCTCTCTGAAGCCTATGAAGACCTCCCTCTTGATCTCCAGCATATCAAACCCGTAGACTTTGCTTCTCTCCGAGCTGTGCCTGACTCGCATGTTTGGCATGATTCATCATTTGGGGCCTGCTCCGATGAGCATGAAAACTCGTTGGTGCCTGTGATCGACCTCGAGGATTCCAATGCCACAGAGCTTATAGGCCAAGCATGTGAGACATTGGGTGTGTTCCAATTGAAGAACCATGGGATACCCTTGAGTCTTATAGAGGCGGTAGAGTCCGAGGCTGCAAGGTTCTTTGCTCTGTCGGCTCGACAAAAATTGAAGGCCCTACGGTCTCCTGGTGGGGCCACCGGATACGGCATAGCTCGAATAGCGCCATTCTTTTCCAAGTATATGTGGCATGAAGGTTTTACCATCATGGGTTCTCCTGTTGATCATGTTAAGGAACTTTGGCCCCATGACCATGAAAGGTTTTG TGATGTAATGGAAGATTATCAGAAGAAAATGAAGGTTTTGGCGGAGCGATTAACCCGCCTAATCTTCAAGTCCTTGAACATCTCTGATGAAGAAATAAGCTGGCTAAGTTCAACCAGCAATGACTCTGGAAGTACTAGTCGTGTCAGCGCAGCTTTACAGCTAAATTCCTATCCCCCATGTCcagaaccaaaccaaaccatgGGTCTAGCCCCTCACACCGACACTTTCCTCTTGACTATCCTCCACCAAACTCAAACAAACGGCCTCCAAATCTTCAAAGACGGAGTCGGATGGCTTCCAGTTCCTCCAGTTGAAGGTGCACTCGTGGTTAACATGGGTGATCTCTTCCATATCCTCACCAATGCACGATTTACAAACGTTCTTCATCGTGTCGTCGTCAGTGGAACCCAGCAACGCTTGTCCACTGCCTACTTCTACGGCCCTCCTATTGATTTCATTCTTTCTCCTTTCTCTAAAGTTTTGAACTCAGCTCAAGCTCCTCATTACCGCTCTGTTGCAGTGAAAGAGTATGTTGCTATCAAGGCCCAGAATCTTGAGAAAGCACTTTCGTTTATTAGAGCTTAA